A part of Syntrophales bacterium genomic DNA contains:
- a CDS encoding D-alanyl-D-alanine carboxypeptidase gives MKRWAFYLVITLLITSGVPDAWGKREIRREKCTKHHKAKTHSSPSIKSAIVADMETGTILYSKNPDKPIPPASLTKIMTLYLVFESLESGKIKGSDLVHVSQRAANTKGTRMNLRAHDLVTINDLIKGIAIASANDGATAIAEHLSGSVENFVSLMNEKAKQLGMLNTCFRNSNGLPAKGQVTTAKDLLILSRAYLKRFPNSLHIHSIKYFTYAGVRLRNRNRLLGTYPGADGIKTGYVAKAGYNISATAKRGNVRIIAVVMGASDPWVRVKETTRLLDLGFLRMNGKGA, from the coding sequence TGGTTATTACTCTACTGATAACCTCTGGCGTCCCAGATGCTTGGGGGAAACGGGAAATACGCAGAGAAAAATGTACAAAACACCACAAAGCGAAAACCCACTCTTCACCCTCCATTAAATCAGCTATTGTTGCCGATATGGAAACAGGGACGATCCTTTACTCAAAAAACCCAGATAAACCCATTCCCCCAGCATCTTTGACGAAAATCATGACTTTGTACTTAGTATTCGAAAGCCTCGAATCCGGGAAAATCAAAGGTTCCGACCTCGTGCATGTCAGTCAAAGAGCTGCAAATACAAAAGGCACAAGAATGAATCTAAGGGCCCATGATCTGGTTACGATAAATGACCTCATCAAAGGTATTGCCATTGCCTCTGCCAACGATGGAGCTACTGCGATAGCCGAACACTTATCCGGAAGTGTGGAAAATTTCGTATCTCTCATGAATGAAAAAGCAAAACAATTAGGTATGCTCAACACCTGTTTCAGAAACTCAAATGGACTTCCAGCAAAAGGCCAAGTGACAACTGCCAAAGATCTATTGATACTTTCGCGGGCTTATCTGAAGAGGTTTCCCAACTCCCTCCACATCCACTCCATTAAGTACTTCACATACGCAGGAGTAAGGCTAAGGAACCGAAACCGCCTTCTCGGTACCTATCCGGGTGCGGATGGAATAAAAACTGGTTACGTAGCCAAAGCAGGTTACAACATATCCGCCACTGCAAAAAGAGGCAATGTAAGAATAATCGCAGTTGTGATGGGTGCATCTGACCCATGGGTAAGAGTGAAAGAAACAACACGCCTTCTTGACTTAGGATTCCTGAGAATGAATGGCAAGGGGGCGTGA